In Syntrophorhabdales bacterium, a single window of DNA contains:
- a CDS encoding ATP-binding cassette domain-containing protein gives MAVDMMEKRMSEHDSPRHRESDSVIKVENVSKKFCQNLRRSMFYGTMDVARSMCGISYNRGWLRKAEFWALQNVSFDLKRGETLGIIGQNGSGKSTLLRLINGIFPPDVGRIT, from the coding sequence ATGGCAGTTGATATGATGGAGAAGAGGATGAGCGAACACGATTCACCCCGTCATCGCGAGAGTGACAGTGTGATTAAAGTCGAGAATGTCTCAAAAAAGTTTTGCCAGAACTTAAGAAGAAGCATGTTTTACGGGACCATGGATGTGGCCAGAAGCATGTGCGGGATCTCTTACAACCGCGGATGGCTGAGAAAAGCTGAGTTCTGGGCATTGCAGAACGTCAGCTTCGACCTGAAAAGGGGCGAGACCTTAGGGATAATTGGACAAAATGGCTCAGGCAAATCTACCCTGCTTCGCCTGATTAACGGCATTTTTCCGCCTGACGTCGGCAGAATCAC
- the gmd gene encoding GDP-mannose 4,6-dehydratase, with product MAKKALITGITGQDGSYLAEFLLSKDYEVHGLIRRASTFNTGRIDHIYTDPHTPSARLFLHYGDLSDSGQMANLIYNIQPDEVYHLAAQSHVKVSFDMPEYTGDSTALGTTRLLEAIRRSGIKTKYYQASSSEMFGAAPPPQNEQTPFQPRSPYAAAKLYAYWMTVNYRDGYNLFASNGILFNHESPRRGETFVTRKITRAVTNILAGRQQKLYLGNLNAKRDWGFAPEYVEMMWLMLNQETPDDYVVGTGESYTVRQFVDTTFRYLGVELEWRGQGKDETGVVRSTEAQWAERLHKGDTLVEVDPKYFRPTEVVFLQADITKARKKLGWEPRVTFDELVKIMADYDAKLAGIEPPGAGIEAAVCRGFTYTNHDFAFYENIRERC from the coding sequence GTGGCAAAGAAAGCATTGATAACCGGAATCACAGGGCAGGATGGTTCTTATCTCGCCGAGTTTCTCCTTTCAAAAGATTACGAGGTCCATGGGTTGATCCGGAGGGCGAGCACGTTTAATACCGGACGCATCGACCACATCTATACAGACCCTCACACCCCTTCTGCGCGTCTTTTTCTGCATTACGGAGATCTTTCGGATTCAGGACAGATGGCCAACCTGATTTACAATATACAGCCTGATGAGGTGTATCACCTGGCAGCCCAGAGCCATGTGAAGGTCAGTTTTGACATGCCCGAGTATACGGGAGATTCGACGGCACTGGGTACCACCCGCCTGCTGGAAGCCATCAGAAGGAGCGGCATCAAGACCAAATACTATCAGGCATCCTCATCTGAGATGTTCGGCGCGGCACCGCCTCCCCAGAACGAGCAGACACCCTTCCAGCCGAGGAGCCCCTACGCGGCGGCAAAACTCTACGCTTACTGGATGACCGTCAATTACAGGGATGGCTACAATCTCTTCGCGTCCAACGGTATACTCTTCAACCATGAATCGCCGCGGCGGGGCGAAACCTTTGTCACGAGGAAAATCACCCGGGCAGTGACAAATATACTGGCGGGAAGGCAGCAGAAGCTTTATCTTGGCAACCTCAACGCCAAGCGGGACTGGGGCTTCGCTCCCGAGTATGTCGAAATGATGTGGCTGATGCTGAACCAGGAGACTCCGGACGATTACGTCGTGGGGACGGGGGAGAGCTACACGGTGCGCCAGTTCGTCGACACCACCTTCAGATACCTCGGTGTAGAACTTGAGTGGCGCGGGCAGGGCAAAGATGAAACAGGCGTTGTCAGGAGCACGGAAGCGCAATGGGCGGAACGGTTACACAAGGGCGATACTCTGGTAGAGGTCGACCCCAAGTATTTCAGGCCTACCGAGGTCGTGTTTCTCCAGGCCGACATCACCAAAGCGCGCAAGAAACTCGGGTGGGAACCGCGTGTTACCTTTGATGAGCTTGTCAAAATCATGGCCGATTATGATGCGAAATTGGCAGGCATAGAACCCCCCGGAGCAGGAATCGAGGCAGCTGTGTGCCGCGGATTTACGTACACGAACCACGACTTCGCGTTTTACGAAAATATAAGGGAGAGGTGTTAG
- a CDS encoding ABC transporter permease, which yields MQKQEVTIYEPYSRQKIGFLKTWMLMASNIASSRQLIYQIFKRDFFASYKKSFLGISWIILGPLFGIISWVFMNATGILNPGDVGIPYPAYVLLSTSIWGLFVGFFTAAQGTLGSGAAFIMQVKYPHEALLLKQMAQHIANFIVTFLLNIAVLIAFGVIPSWKIVFFPILILPLFFLAAGIGLVVSVVGVVAAEIQTGVNLILSLLVYVTPVIYAPTFKNPALQTIIKWNPLTYLIGIPRDIIIYGRVDHFDRFVITSLASLLVFLLSWRLFFVSEDKVIEKMI from the coding sequence ATGCAAAAGCAAGAAGTAACGATCTACGAGCCTTATTCCAGGCAAAAAATAGGTTTTCTGAAGACCTGGATGTTGATGGCAAGCAACATCGCTTCTTCGCGTCAGCTTATTTATCAAATTTTTAAAAGAGATTTCTTCGCGTCTTACAAGAAATCTTTTCTCGGAATCAGTTGGATCATTCTCGGCCCCTTATTTGGCATCATTTCCTGGGTGTTCATGAATGCCACGGGGATACTCAATCCGGGCGATGTTGGCATCCCATACCCCGCGTACGTCCTGCTAAGCACCTCGATCTGGGGTCTTTTTGTCGGCTTTTTTACAGCAGCGCAGGGGACATTGGGTTCGGGTGCGGCTTTCATTATGCAGGTCAAGTACCCCCACGAAGCTCTCCTGCTGAAGCAGATGGCACAGCATATAGCAAATTTCATCGTAACATTCTTGCTCAATATCGCAGTTTTGATAGCCTTTGGCGTGATACCCAGCTGGAAAATAGTCTTCTTCCCAATCCTCATTCTTCCCTTGTTTTTCCTGGCAGCCGGGATAGGATTGGTTGTGTCGGTCGTAGGAGTCGTCGCTGCGGAAATACAAACGGGCGTCAATCTTATACTCAGCCTCCTCGTTTATGTGACGCCCGTAATCTACGCGCCTACCTTCAAAAACCCAGCTCTGCAGACCATCATCAAATGGAATCCCTTGACATATCTTATTGGGATTCCGCGCGACATCATAATCTATGGAAGGGTTGATCATTTCGACAGATTTGTAATTACTTCGCTGGCATCACTGCTTGTTTTCTTGCTTTCGTGGCGACTCTTCTTCGTATCTGAAGATAAAGTAATTGAGAAGATGATCTAG